The following are encoded together in the Gordonia insulae genome:
- a CDS encoding thiolase family protein, whose amino-acid sequence MRDAVVVEAVRTPVGARNGSLANVHAVDLSALVLNELVARTGVDPGLIDDVHWGNVISIGQQSGNVARMAVLAAGWPEHVPGFTIDRQCGSSQQAISTAAAAVISGQSDLVVAGGVEMMSGVPMTAAVVEGTGAMGGSAVDRYAGALTQPGFRGHFNQGAGAELIAELWGLSRTDLDEYALRSHELATQAQDGGAFDDELVAVDTSAGSLARDEGIRRGSTIDKLARLKTPFLEGGTITAGNASQISDGAAGVMVTSTEFAEKHGLVPLARIHTAVVTGDDPVKMLTGPIPATALALKRSGLSIDDIDAFEVNEAFAPVPLAWHAETGAALDRLNPLGGAIALGHPLGASGARIATTLIYHLRHTGGRYGLQTMCEGGGTANATIYERL is encoded by the coding sequence ATGCGTGACGCAGTAGTTGTTGAAGCAGTTCGTACACCGGTGGGAGCGCGCAACGGAAGCCTGGCCAATGTGCACGCGGTTGACCTTTCCGCACTGGTTCTCAATGAGCTCGTCGCCAGGACGGGCGTAGACCCGGGCCTGATCGATGATGTGCACTGGGGAAATGTCATCAGTATCGGGCAGCAGTCCGGGAATGTCGCCCGGATGGCGGTTCTCGCGGCTGGTTGGCCCGAACACGTCCCCGGCTTCACCATCGATCGACAGTGTGGGTCGTCCCAGCAGGCCATCTCGACGGCAGCAGCCGCCGTGATCTCGGGGCAATCGGACCTGGTCGTTGCTGGCGGCGTTGAGATGATGTCGGGGGTACCCATGACTGCTGCCGTGGTCGAGGGTACGGGCGCGATGGGTGGTTCTGCGGTCGATAGGTACGCAGGAGCATTGACCCAGCCTGGATTCCGGGGTCATTTCAATCAGGGAGCCGGCGCCGAACTCATCGCAGAGCTGTGGGGCCTGAGCCGGACCGATTTGGACGAGTACGCGCTGCGTTCGCATGAGCTGGCGACCCAGGCTCAAGATGGGGGTGCGTTCGACGACGAGCTCGTCGCGGTGGACACATCCGCAGGGTCCCTCGCCCGTGACGAAGGTATACGGCGAGGTTCGACGATCGACAAGCTGGCCCGTCTCAAGACCCCCTTCCTCGAAGGCGGAACGATCACTGCGGGGAACGCATCTCAGATCTCCGACGGGGCTGCCGGAGTCATGGTGACGTCGACAGAGTTCGCAGAGAAACACGGTCTGGTGCCGTTGGCGCGGATTCATACCGCAGTGGTCACCGGGGATGATCCCGTCAAGATGCTGACCGGACCGATCCCCGCGACAGCGCTCGCGCTGAAGAGATCTGGCTTGTCCATCGATGACATCGACGCTTTTGAGGTCAACGAGGCCTTTGCGCCGGTGCCGTTGGCGTGGCATGCCGAAACTGGTGCTGCGCTCGATCGCCTGAATCCACTGGGCGGTGCAATTGCCCTCGGTCATCCGCTTGGCGCGTCTGGCGCACGAATCGCGACGACGTTGATCTATCACCTCCGCCATACCGGCGGGAGATATGGCCTGCAGACGATGTGTGAGGGTGGCGGAACTGCGAACGCAACCATTTACGAGCGCCTGTGA
- a CDS encoding SDR family oxidoreductase, translated as MITSDSVAIVTGGAGGLGEAVSRRLHASGNFVVVADLADERASQLSDELGARVRYVRTDVTDSTSVEACIAAAADFGELRHVVISHGGFGVAERIVSRDGAAAPLENFSKTIDIYLGGTYNVLRLAAAHMATLDPDEHGERGSIVCTASIAAYEGQIGQAPYAAAKAGIVGLTLAGARDLSSIGVRVNSIAPGTMRTPTMESVGDDALKHFASTVPFPKRLGDPDEYADLALFLLGNKYMNGEVVRIDGAQRFGPK; from the coding sequence GTGATTACTTCAGATAGCGTCGCCATCGTTACCGGGGGTGCCGGTGGGCTCGGCGAAGCGGTGAGTCGGCGTCTGCATGCGTCCGGGAATTTCGTTGTCGTAGCGGATCTGGCCGATGAACGCGCGTCACAGCTCTCAGATGAGCTGGGTGCCAGGGTTCGCTATGTCCGGACCGATGTCACAGACTCCACGAGTGTGGAGGCATGTATTGCCGCCGCGGCCGATTTCGGCGAACTCCGGCACGTGGTGATTTCCCATGGCGGTTTCGGGGTCGCGGAGCGGATAGTGAGCCGTGATGGCGCCGCGGCGCCGCTGGAGAACTTTTCCAAGACCATCGACATCTACCTGGGTGGCACCTACAACGTGTTGCGGTTGGCTGCAGCCCACATGGCCACACTCGACCCTGACGAACACGGCGAACGTGGTTCAATCGTGTGCACGGCATCGATTGCCGCCTACGAGGGTCAGATCGGCCAGGCGCCGTACGCCGCGGCGAAGGCCGGGATCGTCGGTCTGACCCTGGCGGGCGCTCGTGACTTGAGTTCGATTGGTGTTCGGGTCAATTCGATCGCTCCGGGGACAATGCGTACCCCCACCATGGAGTCTGTCGGTGACGATGCGCTCAAGCACTTTGCTTCCACTGTGCCGTTTCCGAAAAGGCTGGGAGATCCCGACGAGTACGCGGATCTCGCGCTCTTCTTACTGGGTAACAAGTATATGAACGGCGAAGTGGTCCGTATCGATGGCGCACAGCGCTTCGGCCCCAAATAG
- a CDS encoding crotonase/enoyl-CoA hydratase family protein: protein MAEEVLCERRGATMVITIQRPEARNAIDAATSVALARAMDELDDSDDVSVGIVTGAAGMFSAGMDLKAFARGETIAVPGRGLGFTERPPRKPLIAAVEGYALAGGTELALACDMIVAAGDSQFGLPEVKRGLVAGGGGLLRLPGRIPYQVAMEYALTGEPMSADAALRFGLVNRLARPGEALSMALQLAGQIAANGPLAVAATKEIIVGAQAWSPHEAFAKQLEILLPVFASDDAGEGARAFAEKRQPVWQGR, encoded by the coding sequence ATGGCAGAGGAAGTGCTGTGTGAGCGTCGTGGCGCGACGATGGTGATCACCATCCAGCGCCCGGAGGCGCGCAACGCGATCGACGCTGCGACCAGCGTTGCGCTCGCGCGAGCGATGGACGAACTCGACGACAGCGACGACGTCTCGGTCGGGATCGTTACCGGTGCGGCCGGTATGTTCTCGGCAGGTATGGATCTCAAGGCATTTGCCAGAGGTGAGACGATCGCGGTGCCAGGCCGCGGACTGGGCTTCACCGAGCGGCCGCCCAGGAAGCCGTTGATTGCGGCAGTCGAGGGTTACGCCCTGGCAGGGGGAACTGAACTCGCCTTGGCTTGCGACATGATCGTTGCGGCTGGGGACTCGCAGTTCGGATTGCCGGAGGTCAAGCGTGGACTCGTCGCCGGCGGGGGCGGGCTGTTGCGTCTGCCGGGGCGGATTCCGTATCAGGTCGCTATGGAGTACGCCCTGACGGGAGAACCGATGTCCGCGGACGCCGCATTGCGGTTCGGCCTGGTCAATCGACTCGCCCGACCAGGCGAAGCGCTGTCGATGGCGTTGCAGCTGGCGGGCCAGATTGCTGCCAACGGTCCGCTGGCAGTGGCGGCAACAAAAGAGATCATCGTCGGGGCGCAGGCGTGGTCGCCGCACGAGGCATTCGCAAAACAGCTCGAGATCTTGTTGCCGGTGTTCGCGTCGGACGACGCCGGGGAAGGCGCGCGCGCGTTTGCTGAAAAGCGCCAGCCCGTGTGGCAGGGCCGTTGA
- a CDS encoding acyl-CoA dehydrogenase family protein produces the protein MRRHIFEPEHDQFRASARTFFERECVPHAKKWEQNGKVDRGAWIKAGSQGLLGWEMPTEYGGLDIKDFRFNAIITEEFHNSGAVGIGLGVQNDIVAGYFRNLTTAEQKARWIPKYILGEYITAIAMSEPGTGSDLAHIATTAVLDGDHYVLNGSKTFISNGALADLIIVACRTDTSAEKPHRGISLLVVEDGMAGFSRGRNLDKIGQKSADTSELFFDNVRVPLNNLLGEENRGFYHLMENLPAERLGIAVHARAQASRALDLSLEYAKERKAFGQPIGSFQVNRHALAEMRTKVDVMTVYIDQCILAVNAGELTAEEAAEAKWWATETQWEVLDRCLQLHGGYGYINEYEIARLWRDARVQRLYGGTNEIMKDLIGRSMGF, from the coding sequence TTGCGGCGTCACATCTTCGAACCCGAACACGATCAATTCCGCGCATCTGCCCGGACATTCTTTGAGCGTGAATGCGTTCCCCATGCCAAGAAGTGGGAGCAGAATGGGAAAGTCGACCGCGGCGCTTGGATAAAAGCCGGAAGTCAAGGGCTTCTCGGATGGGAGATGCCCACAGAATACGGCGGCCTCGATATAAAGGACTTCCGCTTCAACGCGATCATCACCGAGGAGTTCCACAACTCAGGTGCCGTCGGCATCGGACTCGGCGTCCAGAACGATATAGTGGCCGGCTACTTTCGGAACTTGACCACCGCCGAGCAAAAGGCCCGGTGGATACCCAAATATATTCTGGGCGAGTATATTACAGCAATTGCGATGTCCGAGCCAGGAACAGGATCGGACCTGGCACACATTGCGACGACAGCAGTACTCGACGGTGACCACTACGTGTTGAACGGCTCCAAGACATTCATCAGCAACGGCGCTCTGGCAGATTTGATCATCGTCGCGTGCCGGACGGACACATCGGCAGAGAAGCCACACCGCGGGATTTCGTTGCTCGTTGTCGAAGACGGCATGGCAGGTTTCAGCCGCGGGCGCAATCTCGACAAGATCGGGCAGAAGTCAGCGGACACCTCCGAGCTGTTCTTCGACAACGTTCGCGTACCGCTGAACAATCTCCTGGGTGAGGAAAATCGCGGCTTCTACCATTTGATGGAGAATCTGCCGGCCGAAAGGCTGGGCATCGCCGTGCACGCGCGAGCCCAAGCTTCTCGCGCACTCGACCTCAGCCTCGAATACGCCAAGGAACGCAAGGCATTCGGACAACCGATCGGCTCCTTCCAAGTCAACCGCCATGCGCTGGCGGAGATGCGGACAAAAGTCGATGTCATGACGGTGTATATCGACCAGTGCATACTCGCGGTCAACGCCGGGGAACTGACCGCCGAGGAAGCCGCGGAAGCCAAGTGGTGGGCCACGGAAACCCAGTGGGAGGTCCTCGACCGATGCCTTCAGTTGCACGGGGGGTACGGCTACATCAATGAGTACGAGATCGCCAGATTGTGGCGCGATGCACGCGTTCAGCGCCTGTACGGCGGCACGAACGAAATCATGAAAGACCTCATCGGCCGCTCGATGGGATTCTGA
- a CDS encoding CoA transferase, with amino-acid sequence MTNSILEGIRIIDLASGLAGPMATRLLAEAGADVIKIEHPEGDPIREHHPAAFSNWNRSKRSIVLDLNTQQGRDHLLGLLAEADILVHGFSPARAAALGLDDQTLSQHNQHLIVSAVTGYMRTHPDAEKPGYEVLVQAQTAMMDEQMGHDDGPTHLRLPLASWTAAYLAASGILARLILRQRTGKAGPAHTSLQQGAYAAMGCFWNREEHPTEFLIAKIPLPKRMAFPAITLFRCADGRWIQTLGGFMENPLVIETIAMMGEEYVFVPFQQMPTPEQKDLWQRMFEQRDSGEWLQAFWDGDVPAGMVYSIGEVLKDPQVIANGHVTEVDDPVWGKVRQSTNPFHLSPAGMVQSAAPTLGQHQGESWSARNELSVSPSGPYPRRPLEGLKVLDFGMFLAGPFAPSLMADMGADVIKVEATTGDRMRISELMFIGCQRGKRSLAIDLTKDESRDVIERLVKWADVVHHNLRRPAAESLGIDEPTLRKIKPDLIYCHVSSYGSEGPRADWPGYDPIAQAYSGHMDAGAGKGNPPMWIRSAPLDFQTALSSLVGTLLAVYQRDRTGNGNMVTASLMGIAATLNSETMILPDGSFAPTPELDHDQKLVGEGYGVYRTGDGWVAVAAVGKTKVGRLREAVGATSETTLAAAFAALSVDKALALLGESGIPAESVRVDYQDEFFDDPDNQRVKLATHTEHKVYGRVDNAGAFWVFDDLDLTLDRPVPLLGEHSSEILADLGFEDAAMSAMTDNGTVVVTDVAFIPR; translated from the coding sequence ATGACCAACTCGATCCTGGAGGGCATCCGCATCATCGACCTCGCGTCGGGACTCGCGGGGCCTATGGCCACCCGCCTCCTCGCCGAAGCCGGTGCGGACGTCATCAAAATCGAGCATCCGGAAGGCGACCCGATCCGGGAACACCACCCGGCAGCGTTCTCAAACTGGAATCGAAGTAAACGGAGCATCGTCCTCGACCTGAATACGCAGCAGGGCCGTGATCATCTCCTCGGCCTCCTCGCAGAAGCAGACATCCTCGTCCACGGATTCAGCCCAGCGCGGGCCGCAGCGCTAGGCCTCGACGATCAGACGCTTTCGCAGCACAATCAACACCTGATCGTGAGTGCGGTGACCGGGTATATGCGCACACACCCTGACGCCGAGAAGCCGGGTTACGAAGTACTCGTACAGGCTCAAACAGCGATGATGGACGAGCAGATGGGTCACGACGATGGCCCGACTCACTTGCGACTGCCGCTCGCGAGCTGGACCGCAGCTTATCTGGCGGCGTCCGGAATACTGGCGCGACTGATCCTTCGACAAAGAACAGGTAAGGCCGGACCTGCCCACACAAGCCTGCAGCAGGGCGCATACGCCGCAATGGGGTGCTTCTGGAACCGCGAAGAGCATCCGACCGAGTTCCTGATCGCCAAGATCCCACTCCCCAAACGTATGGCATTCCCGGCGATTACGCTCTTCAGATGTGCCGATGGCCGTTGGATACAAACACTCGGTGGTTTCATGGAGAACCCACTCGTCATCGAAACGATAGCGATGATGGGCGAAGAGTACGTATTCGTTCCGTTTCAGCAGATGCCTACGCCGGAGCAAAAGGATCTGTGGCAAAGGATGTTCGAGCAGCGAGACTCTGGCGAGTGGCTTCAAGCATTCTGGGACGGCGACGTACCGGCCGGCATGGTCTATAGCATCGGCGAGGTCCTCAAGGATCCACAAGTGATCGCCAACGGTCACGTCACGGAAGTCGATGACCCCGTGTGGGGGAAAGTACGCCAGAGCACCAACCCATTTCACCTGTCACCGGCAGGGATGGTTCAATCGGCGGCACCGACCCTGGGTCAACACCAGGGCGAATCATGGTCTGCCCGAAATGAACTCTCCGTATCACCGTCGGGTCCGTACCCCCGGCGCCCCCTTGAGGGGCTCAAAGTCCTCGATTTCGGAATGTTCCTGGCCGGCCCATTCGCTCCATCCCTCATGGCGGACATGGGAGCAGATGTCATCAAGGTCGAAGCAACAACCGGCGATCGGATGCGTATCTCGGAATTGATGTTCATCGGCTGTCAACGCGGAAAGCGTTCCTTGGCAATCGATCTCACCAAGGATGAGTCCCGCGACGTAATCGAACGCCTCGTCAAGTGGGCGGACGTCGTACATCACAACCTGCGCCGACCCGCAGCAGAGTCTCTCGGAATCGACGAGCCGACCTTGAGGAAGATCAAACCCGACCTCATCTACTGCCATGTGAGCTCGTACGGTTCGGAAGGCCCGAGAGCGGATTGGCCAGGATACGACCCCATTGCGCAGGCGTACTCAGGACACATGGACGCCGGAGCCGGAAAAGGCAATCCCCCGATGTGGATTCGCAGCGCACCCCTCGACTTCCAAACCGCCTTGTCGTCGCTTGTCGGAACACTCCTCGCTGTCTACCAGCGAGACAGGACCGGGAACGGAAACATGGTGACAGCCTCCTTGATGGGGATCGCCGCCACCCTGAACAGCGAAACCATGATACTTCCCGACGGCAGCTTTGCGCCGACACCCGAGCTCGACCACGATCAGAAGCTCGTCGGTGAGGGGTATGGCGTCTACCGGACCGGGGATGGATGGGTGGCAGTCGCGGCGGTCGGCAAAACCAAAGTCGGCCGGCTGCGGGAGGCGGTGGGAGCTACGAGTGAGACCACGCTGGCAGCAGCTTTCGCCGCATTGTCCGTCGACAAGGCACTCGCCTTACTCGGCGAAAGTGGCATACCGGCAGAATCTGTCCGTGTGGACTACCAGGACGAGTTCTTTGACGACCCGGATAATCAGAGAGTGAAGCTGGCAACTCACACCGAGCACAAGGTCTATGGGCGAGTCGACAACGCAGGAGCGTTCTGGGTCTTCGATGACCTCGACTTGACGCTGGATCGTCCTGTCCCCCTTCTCGGCGAACATTCGTCGGAAATACTGGCAGATCTCGGCTTCGAGGACGCCGCGATGTCGGCGATGACAGACAACGGAACCGTTGTGGTCACCGACGTTGCCTTCATTCCCCGATGA
- a CDS encoding hotdog domain-containing protein: MTGDHDRQQDSWSHLGPMANRGGAGYPDLLTQVRRLQDAVVGASAPNETIVAVARHLSEIASELEQYEVPEAQAPVGTRTDLPGRGHPFLVPHVVDSWTDSRVEAHVTFTRFYLGGNGAAHGGALPLLFDEVLGRLSSGGGRKVARTAYLHVNYRHITPIGRRLELEATFDREEGRKRYISARLRDGDVVVADADGLFVELRPGQP, encoded by the coding sequence ATGACCGGCGACCACGACAGACAACAGGACAGTTGGAGCCATCTCGGACCAATGGCCAACCGCGGCGGTGCGGGCTACCCAGACCTGCTGACGCAGGTTCGTCGTCTTCAAGATGCGGTCGTGGGGGCCTCAGCCCCCAATGAGACGATTGTGGCTGTTGCCCGACATCTCTCCGAGATCGCAAGTGAGTTGGAACAATACGAGGTACCGGAAGCACAGGCGCCGGTCGGGACCCGGACCGACCTTCCTGGCCGAGGGCATCCGTTTCTGGTCCCCCACGTTGTGGACTCCTGGACCGACTCACGTGTCGAGGCCCATGTGACCTTCACACGCTTCTACCTTGGCGGCAACGGCGCTGCACACGGTGGCGCCCTACCCTTGTTATTCGATGAAGTCCTCGGGCGGCTCAGCAGTGGTGGCGGCCGAAAGGTCGCGCGCACTGCCTATCTCCACGTCAACTACCGCCACATCACCCCGATCGGTCGGCGACTGGAACTCGAGGCAACGTTCGATCGCGAGGAGGGGCGTAAGCGGTACATCTCTGCCCGCCTACGCGACGGGGATGTCGTAGTTGCTGATGCCGACGGTTTGTTCGTAGAACTTCGCCCCGGCCAGCCCTGA
- a CDS encoding enoyl-CoA hydratase/isomerase family protein, which translates to MSNEKSTYSLPPELQVTSDGPVRILTINRPEDLNGVNRALHQALAGVWAQIGDDADARAVIITGAGDAFSAGGDFAYMQENLDDPELRAKTIEEARAIVGGIVRCKLPVIAAVNGPAVGLGCSLAVLSDLVLLSDQSFLADPHLRMGLVPGDGGLVWPLLTSLSRAREHLFLGQRIMPADAVQWGLASRVVPSGDLAREALSLAHRLAAVPQAAFQSTKSALNSYVEMHLDNAFDIAFTGELESMSSPEHRNAVDAARNQSRAQS; encoded by the coding sequence ATGTCAAACGAGAAGTCTACGTACAGCCTGCCCCCTGAATTGCAGGTCACGAGTGATGGTCCAGTGCGGATTCTGACCATCAATCGACCCGAGGACCTCAACGGGGTCAATCGTGCGCTGCACCAGGCGCTGGCGGGCGTGTGGGCACAGATCGGCGACGATGCGGATGCCCGCGCGGTCATCATCACCGGTGCCGGTGATGCCTTCAGCGCCGGTGGGGATTTCGCATACATGCAGGAGAATCTCGATGATCCGGAACTGCGGGCGAAAACGATCGAGGAAGCCCGCGCAATCGTCGGTGGGATCGTGCGCTGCAAGCTACCGGTCATCGCCGCGGTCAACGGGCCCGCTGTGGGCCTCGGGTGCAGCCTTGCCGTTCTCTCCGATCTGGTCCTGCTCTCGGATCAGAGTTTTCTCGCTGATCCGCACCTACGAATGGGACTGGTTCCTGGTGATGGAGGGCTGGTCTGGCCGTTGCTGACTAGCTTATCGCGTGCAAGAGAGCATCTTTTCCTTGGGCAACGGATCATGCCGGCTGATGCTGTTCAATGGGGCCTTGCGAGTCGGGTCGTGCCGTCGGGAGATCTCGCGAGAGAGGCGCTTTCCTTGGCACATCGGCTGGCAGCGGTGCCCCAAGCTGCATTTCAGTCCACCAAGTCGGCTTTGAACTCATACGTCGAAATGCACCTGGACAACGCCTTTGACATCGCCTTCACGGGTGAGCTGGAGAGCATGAGTTCACCCGAGCACCGAAATGCGGTCGATGCTGCGCGGAACCAGTCTCGAGCGCAGTCTTGA
- a CDS encoding AMP-binding protein, producing the protein MTLYMYSTGGVETMTTWQTVDPETAISDGYRQQGWWDGNTLPSLLVDALSRSEARLFRVHSNERPWNGTLLDVAQMARRVATGLRRRGVRPGDSVAFQLPNSVEAAAVFYGLVLLGAVLVPVASASGLREVRMALRQSGARVVIVANWQKAAFDFDSVLDMRSEYPELEHVIAVGDRATPTGVLDFHDLLDTDPLSEPAIVDPAAPAVIGWTSGTTGVPKGVLLSHRALCADSRLHMSPLLDRRSHPLVSTSPVSHVTGMLISVLVPPLLGQDIHLLDYWDPGQVLALMISEDLSAGSGAPLFLASLLDHPDCTPAHHSLIEMAPLGGASVPPDLITRADDLGVRAWRGYGCTEHPSISLGRPDQPLHMRANTDGTLCTGVEVRIVDDAGIDVTTGHAGEILSRGPDLFSGYTDASLNAEAFAHGWYRTGDIGAIDDDGCLSVLDRKKDIIIRSGLNISAAEVESVLISMPQVSDVAVVAAPDPRTGEHACAFIRPAPGFDAPSVAEIAAHMAAAQISKYKWPEEVRHHAADFPRTPAGKVRKSDLRASLRVQTPH; encoded by the coding sequence TTGACCCTTTACATGTATAGCACTGGTGGTGTCGAGACGATGACAACGTGGCAAACCGTCGATCCGGAGACGGCGATCTCGGACGGGTACCGGCAGCAAGGGTGGTGGGACGGCAACACATTGCCGAGCCTGCTCGTTGATGCCTTGAGCCGGTCGGAGGCCCGCCTGTTCCGAGTCCACTCAAACGAACGCCCTTGGAATGGGACACTTCTCGACGTTGCACAGATGGCTCGACGCGTGGCGACAGGGTTGCGGCGTCGTGGCGTGCGGCCTGGGGATTCTGTTGCCTTCCAGCTACCGAACAGTGTCGAGGCCGCCGCCGTGTTCTACGGGCTCGTTCTCCTCGGTGCGGTCCTGGTGCCCGTGGCGAGTGCATCTGGCCTTCGTGAAGTCCGAATGGCCCTGCGGCAGTCCGGCGCACGAGTGGTCATAGTCGCGAATTGGCAGAAGGCCGCGTTCGACTTCGACAGTGTGCTCGACATGCGATCCGAGTATCCGGAACTCGAGCACGTGATCGCTGTCGGCGACCGGGCCACACCGACGGGCGTCCTCGACTTCCACGATCTGCTCGACACCGATCCGCTTTCGGAACCCGCCATCGTCGATCCCGCTGCGCCCGCCGTCATCGGCTGGACGTCCGGCACGACCGGTGTACCCAAAGGGGTTCTCCTCAGTCACCGAGCCCTCTGTGCCGACTCCCGACTGCACATGTCACCCTTGCTGGACCGACGCTCACACCCCCTGGTGAGTACTTCGCCGGTCAGCCACGTCACCGGCATGCTCATATCAGTTCTTGTCCCGCCCCTGCTGGGGCAAGACATTCACCTCTTGGACTACTGGGATCCCGGTCAGGTGCTCGCCCTCATGATCAGTGAGGACTTGTCGGCAGGTAGCGGTGCACCTCTGTTCCTGGCTTCCCTCCTCGATCATCCCGACTGCACCCCAGCCCACCATTCACTCATCGAGATGGCTCCCCTCGGGGGTGCCTCGGTGCCACCTGATTTGATCACGCGGGCAGATGATTTGGGAGTTCGAGCGTGGCGGGGATACGGATGCACCGAGCACCCGAGCATTTCCCTGGGTCGCCCCGATCAGCCCCTGCACATGCGTGCGAACACAGACGGGACCCTGTGCACCGGAGTAGAAGTTCGAATAGTCGACGACGCCGGCATAGATGTGACGACGGGGCATGCCGGTGAGATCCTCAGTCGGGGCCCCGACCTCTTTTCCGGTTACACCGATGCTTCTCTGAACGCCGAAGCGTTCGCCCACGGATGGTACCGAACCGGCGACATAGGTGCGATCGACGACGACGGCTGTCTTTCGGTACTGGACCGCAAGAAGGACATCATCATCAGGTCAGGATTGAACATCAGCGCTGCCGAAGTCGAGTCGGTACTCATCTCCATGCCACAGGTCTCTGATGTCGCGGTCGTCGCTGCCCCAGATCCGCGAACAGGTGAACACGCCTGTGCATTCATTCGCCCGGCACCGGGGTTCGACGCACCATCCGTTGCCGAGATCGCCGCGCACATGGCAGCTGCACAGATCTCCAAATACAAGTGGCCAGAAGAAGTACGGCATCACGCAGCGGACTTTCCGCGGACGCCTGCAGGTAAAGTCCGGAAATCCGATCTCCGGGCGAGTCTGCGAGTCCAGACTCCGCACTAG